Proteins encoded within one genomic window of Leptolyngbya sp. FACHB-261:
- a CDS encoding NB-ARC domain-containing protein, whose protein sequence is MTTEEALKIVDSALGKKRLNRVQELVFKHAWEGQAYSEIAASSSYDIHYIKEVGSNLWKLLSEALGEKVTKHNLQAVLRQYAASQAERILSVQTATHSTTQAASPSTPVAYTPRPALSRKCQDWGEAIDVSVFYSRTQELTTLERWLIQDRCRLVTVLGMGGIGKTALAAKLAERVQDEFEYLIWRSLRNAPSIQEMLADLIKFLSLQQAIEPPESVDGKILQLMGYLRKHRCLLILDNAETILCSGERTGRYREGYEGYGQLLRCLAETQHQSCLLLTSREKPKGLAAREGETLPARSLKLTGLSEVAGQQLFKAKGEFSGSAKDWQTLIEHYAGNPLALKIVATNIQEMFDGDVSQFLAQGTTVFGDVWELLDQQFERLSALEQQAMYWLAINREPVSPSDLRNDLATLPSQRELFEVLESLQQRSLIEKAAASFTQQPAVMEYMTERLSREVSEEVIRGSPSLLTRCALIKAQAKDYIRETQIRLILKPVQDRLLAALKNRQKVEEQLTRILNNLRGQPKQQTGYAAGNVLNLLWQLQSDLSGWDFCNLSVWQAYLPHAALRGVSFAHADLKSSVFAETFGGVVSVAFSPDGQLLASSDTSGEIHIWQASNGQQLVACKGHSHWAWAIAFSPDGQWLASAADDYSVKLWDVRTGECLRTYEGHTYSVNTIVFSPDGQMLASSSQDATIRLWNVSAAEPACIRTLQGHEGRVWSLAFSPDGRTLASGSEDLTIKLWDIATGDCCQTWEGHSKWVRSVAFSPDGQRLVSGSYDCTVKLWQVNSGECRQTWQGHSNAVTSVAFNPVGDWVTSSSFDQTLRVWDLQTGQCFRTLQGHSNRIWSVAVSPNGQQLASGGDDHAVKLWDIRTGQCTKTLKGHTNSVLSIALHAEGQTLASGHEDQTVRLWDTETGECLRTLYGHTNRVWAVAFAPQSEMIASGSADRTIKLWNWQTGECLKTLRGHNSWVWAIAFSPDGRHLASGSYDHTIKLWDVESGEYLQTYEGHSSSVVTVAFSADGQQLVSGSFDQMIKLWDLGTGDCIQTLKGHTNSVWSVVFHANGQQLITGSLDHTIKLWDLRTGQCIQTLQGHTAPVMAVACSPDGEQLVSGGFDQKLKFWDLRTGECTKTLHGHTGLISALRFKPACAQSEEAPILLSGSFDQTIRFWDIKTGECLQALRAPRPYEGMNITGVTGLTEAQKVTLIALGAVE, encoded by the coding sequence ATGACAACTGAAGAAGCCCTCAAGATCGTAGATTCTGCGCTTGGCAAGAAGCGATTGAATCGAGTCCAGGAATTGGTGTTTAAGCATGCTTGGGAAGGGCAAGCTTATTCCGAGATCGCAGCCAGCTCTAGTTACGATATTCACTACATCAAAGAAGTCGGCTCCAATTTGTGGAAGCTGCTTTCGGAGGCTTTGGGAGAGAAAGTTACCAAGCATAATCTCCAGGCGGTTCTGAGGCAATACGCAGCGAGTCAGGCTGAGCGAATTCTCTCTGTACAGACTGCCACTCACTCCACTACACAGGCCGCTAGTCCCAGCACTCCAGTTGCTTACACTCCCAGGCCAGCCCTCAGCCGAAAATGCCAAGACTGGGGAGAAGCCATTGATGTTTCAGTGTTCTACAGCCGCACTCAAGAACTGACTACTCTGGAGCGATGGCTGATTCAAGATCGCTGTCGCCTAGTGACAGTGCTGGGCATGGGAGGCATTGGGAAAACGGCCCTGGCAGCAAAGCTAGCCGAGCGAGTTCAGGATGAGTTTGAGTATCTGATTTGGCGCTCTCTGCGCAATGCTCCCTCGATTCAAGAGATGCTGGCAGATTTGATCAAATTTCTGTCACTGCAGCAGGCTATTGAACCGCCTGAAAGCGTTGACGGCAAAATCTTGCAATTGATGGGCTATTTGCGCAAGCACCGCTGTCTTTTGATTCTCGATAATGCCGAGACTATTCTGTGCAGCGGTGAGCGCACTGGGCGCTATCGAGAAGGCTATGAAGGCTATGGGCAACTGCTCCGCTGTCTTGCTGAAACTCAGCACCAAAGTTGCCTGTTATTAACTAGTCGAGAAAAGCCTAAAGGATTAGCAGCCAGAGAAGGCGAAACGCTGCCAGCTCGTTCTCTGAAACTGACCGGGTTAAGCGAAGTAGCAGGCCAACAATTGTTTAAAGCCAAAGGAGAATTTTCGGGCTCTGCAAAAGATTGGCAGACTTTGATTGAGCACTATGCAGGCAATCCCCTAGCATTGAAGATTGTTGCGACCAATATTCAGGAGATGTTTGATGGGGATGTATCGCAGTTTCTAGCGCAGGGCACCACTGTTTTCGGTGACGTTTGGGAGCTATTAGACCAACAATTTGAACGGCTCTCGGCATTAGAACAACAGGCCATGTATTGGCTAGCAATTAATCGGGAGCCAGTTTCTCCTTCAGACTTGCGCAACGATTTAGCAACGCTGCCAAGTCAGCGCGAGCTGTTTGAAGTGCTGGAGTCTTTGCAACAGCGCTCGTTAATCGAAAAAGCTGCGGCCAGTTTCACGCAACAGCCTGCGGTGATGGAATACATGACCGAACGGTTGAGCCGTGAGGTTAGTGAAGAAGTGATCCGAGGTTCGCCGTCACTCCTAACCCGTTGTGCTCTGATTAAAGCTCAGGCCAAGGACTATATCCGAGAGACGCAAATCCGCCTCATCCTCAAACCCGTTCAAGACAGGCTTCTAGCTGCACTGAAGAACCGGCAGAAGGTTGAGGAGCAACTCACTCGGATTCTGAATAATCTACGCGGTCAGCCGAAACAGCAAACTGGTTATGCTGCGGGTAATGTTCTGAATTTGCTTTGGCAACTGCAGAGCGATCTCAGCGGTTGGGATTTCTGTAATCTGAGCGTTTGGCAGGCTTATTTACCGCATGCGGCTTTGCGTGGTGTTAGCTTTGCTCACGCCGATCTTAAAAGCTCAGTGTTCGCAGAAACTTTCGGTGGTGTTGTCTCGGTTGCGTTTAGTCCCGATGGGCAACTACTCGCCAGCAGCGATACCAGCGGTGAGATTCATATTTGGCAGGCTAGTAACGGTCAGCAACTCGTTGCTTGCAAAGGGCATTCTCACTGGGCCTGGGCCATTGCCTTTAGCCCCGATGGGCAATGGCTAGCAAGCGCAGCAGATGATTACTCCGTCAAATTGTGGGATGTCAGAACAGGGGAGTGCTTACGAACTTACGAGGGACACACTTACTCGGTTAATACAATTGTCTTTAGTCCAGACGGCCAAATGCTGGCAAGTAGCAGCCAGGATGCAACCATTCGCTTGTGGAATGTTAGCGCGGCTGAACCTGCTTGTATTCGTACTTTGCAAGGACATGAGGGTCGAGTTTGGTCACTTGCGTTTAGCCCCGATGGTCGAACTTTAGCCAGTGGATCTGAAGATCTAACTATTAAGCTCTGGGATATTGCAACTGGTGATTGCTGCCAAACTTGGGAAGGACATAGCAAGTGGGTTCGTTCAGTTGCCTTTAGCCCCGATGGACAACGGCTGGTCAGTGGCAGCTATGACTGTACGGTGAAGCTTTGGCAGGTTAATAGTGGCGAATGTCGCCAAACCTGGCAGGGACATAGCAATGCAGTCACCAGTGTTGCCTTTAACCCCGTTGGCGATTGGGTCACAAGCAGCAGCTTCGATCAAACGCTGCGCGTATGGGACCTGCAAACGGGTCAGTGCTTCCGAACCTTGCAAGGACATAGCAATCGTATTTGGTCGGTTGCAGTTAGTCCCAATGGACAGCAGTTAGCCAGCGGCGGTGATGATCATGCAGTCAAATTGTGGGATATCCGAACAGGACAATGTACCAAAACCCTGAAAGGCCACACGAATTCAGTATTGTCGATTGCCTTGCATGCCGAGGGTCAAACTCTGGCGAGTGGGCATGAAGATCAGACGGTTCGATTATGGGATACCGAAACCGGCGAGTGCTTACGAACCCTATACGGGCATACCAATCGGGTTTGGGCTGTAGCCTTTGCGCCGCAATCTGAAATGATCGCCAGCGGCAGCGCCGATCGCACAATCAAACTGTGGAATTGGCAAACAGGCGAATGCCTTAAAACGCTGCGGGGCCACAACAGTTGGGTTTGGGCAATCGCGTTCAGTCCTGATGGCCGACATTTGGCCAGTGGCAGCTATGACCACACGATTAAGCTTTGGGATGTGGAAAGCGGCGAGTATCTGCAAACCTATGAGGGACATAGTAGTTCAGTCGTCACAGTTGCGTTTAGTGCCGATGGTCAACAGTTGGTCAGTGGTAGTTTTGACCAGATGATTAAGCTTTGGGATTTGGGTACAGGTGATTGTATTCAAACCCTAAAAGGACATACCAATAGTGTTTGGTCAGTCGTTTTTCATGCCAATGGTCAACAGTTAATCACTGGCAGTCTTGACCACACGATCAAGCTTTGGGATCTGCGCACTGGGCAATGCATTCAAACCTTGCAAGGGCATACAGCACCCGTGATGGCCGTTGCCTGTAGCCCCGATGGTGAGCAGTTAGTTAGCGGTGGTTTTGACCAAAAGCTCAAGTTTTGGGATTTGCGCACGGGTGAATGTACAAAAACACTGCACGGGCATACCGGTTTAATCTCAGCACTCCGCTTCAAACCGGCCTGTGCTCAAAGTGAGGAAGCTCCCATTTTGCTCAGCGGTAGCTTTGATCAGACCATTCGGTTCTGGGACATTAAAACTGGAGAATGCCTGCAAGCGCTAAGAGCACCTAGACCTTATGAGGGTATGAATATTACTGGTGTAACCGGCTTAACCGAAGCGCAAAAAGTCACACTGATTGCCTTGGGAGCAGTGGAGTAG
- a CDS encoding response regulator transcription factor gives MNRILIAEDEPRIATFLAKALKAQGFTTTIAKDGPEAAQLANSEDFDLLILDLGLPGQDGLTVLEELRGRGDRLPVIILTARDGVDDTVTGLEGGANDYVTKPFIFEELLARVRARLRDSRLPQATGPLNLSVSDILLDFRTREVWVGERQVELSAREFTLAEFFLRHPGQVLSREQLLNRVWGYDYDPGSNVVEVYVGYLRKKLGEDRIKTIRGVGYRFQA, from the coding sequence ATGAATCGTATTCTCATCGCCGAAGATGAACCCCGCATTGCGACTTTTCTAGCTAAAGCTCTCAAAGCTCAAGGGTTCACGACAACGATTGCTAAGGATGGTCCTGAAGCCGCTCAACTGGCTAACAGTGAGGACTTTGACCTGCTGATTCTGGACTTAGGCTTGCCCGGGCAGGACGGCTTAACAGTGCTCGAAGAGTTACGAGGCCGGGGCGATCGCTTGCCCGTGATTATTCTTACCGCGCGAGATGGCGTCGATGATACGGTGACGGGTCTAGAAGGGGGAGCCAATGACTATGTCACCAAGCCATTCATTTTTGAGGAGCTACTGGCACGAGTGCGTGCCCGCTTACGTGACAGCCGCTTACCGCAAGCTACTGGACCTCTAAATCTGAGTGTTAGCGATATTCTCCTGGATTTCCGAACTCGCGAAGTCTGGGTTGGGGAGCGGCAAGTCGAGCTATCCGCCCGAGAGTTCACCCTAGCGGAATTTTTCTTGCGTCATCCCGGACAAGTGCTCAGCCGAGAACAGCTGCTCAATCGAGTTTGGGGTTACGATTACGACCCTGGTTCAAATGTGGTTGAAGTGTACGTCGGTTATCTGCGCAAGAAATTGGGCGAAGACCGCATCAAGACGATCCGAGGCGTCGGCTATCGCTTTCAAGCTTAA
- a CDS encoding cell wall metabolism sensor histidine kinase WalK: MNMTRTQRWYKWRQCFSGAQTRILAWYFLLTAFSTVTSILVTYRIFSNRINVQAERLAAQEVAEFRQLAQQRNPVTGKPFGSDGAAVFDAFLSRYAPPEQDDFALALLDGQIYRSSSKAPLDLASLDPALVQYWMQLTQSEHAQAKTSTGRIFYWAEPLQIAGQTRGVLVVVYCTDDERQGLDQAVVIVIKVALAVLAVAAALAWATAAQVLAPLRTLTATARSINESDLTQRIPVEGADEIAELGITFNEMLDRLEAAFTSQRDFIKDASHELRTPITIIRCHLELLPEDPQERRETIALVTDELDRMSRFVNDLLLLAKAERPNFLKLQTVDLSTLTEELYAKAIVLAPRNWQLEMKGTGHIVVDRQRITQAMMNLAQNAAQYTSDGDTIALGSAVTDDQVRFWVRDTGEGIAPEDQERIFERFARAAKGQRRSEGAGLGLSIVQALIKAHGGRVELFSRVGEGATFTVLIPLVRSAETARPHHTPHYTSDQGTPLLR; encoded by the coding sequence ATGAATATGACCCGGACCCAACGATGGTACAAGTGGCGCCAATGTTTTAGTGGAGCCCAGACCCGCATACTGGCCTGGTACTTCCTGCTTACAGCTTTTTCCACAGTGACGTCAATTCTGGTCACCTATCGGATCTTTTCGAACCGGATTAATGTTCAGGCTGAGCGCCTGGCTGCTCAGGAAGTCGCCGAATTTCGCCAGCTTGCCCAACAGCGTAATCCAGTAACCGGAAAACCCTTTGGCTCAGATGGTGCTGCGGTCTTTGATGCGTTTTTGTCTCGCTACGCTCCACCCGAACAGGATGATTTTGCGCTCGCGCTGCTAGATGGTCAAATCTACCGCTCTAGTTCTAAGGCTCCCCTCGACCTGGCTAGTCTCGACCCGGCTCTAGTTCAGTACTGGATGCAACTCACCCAATCCGAGCACGCGCAAGCGAAGACCTCAACTGGCAGGATCTTCTACTGGGCTGAGCCGCTGCAAATCGCCGGTCAAACACGTGGTGTCTTGGTGGTGGTTTACTGCACCGATGATGAGCGGCAAGGTCTGGACCAAGCCGTTGTGATCGTGATTAAGGTAGCGCTAGCAGTGCTAGCCGTAGCCGCAGCTTTGGCTTGGGCAACTGCTGCACAAGTCCTGGCTCCCCTGCGCACCCTTACTGCAACCGCCCGCTCGATCAATGAGTCTGATTTAACTCAACGCATCCCAGTCGAGGGAGCGGACGAAATCGCAGAGCTCGGCATTACTTTTAATGAAATGCTTGACCGACTTGAAGCTGCCTTTACCAGCCAGCGAGATTTTATTAAGGACGCTAGCCACGAGCTACGCACCCCGATCACGATTATTCGCTGTCACTTAGAGTTGTTGCCAGAGGATCCCCAAGAGCGGCGGGAAACAATTGCCTTGGTCACCGATGAGTTGGACCGCATGAGCCGATTCGTGAATGATTTGCTGCTGCTCGCTAAAGCCGAGCGACCCAACTTCTTGAAACTGCAAACTGTAGATCTCAGCACTCTAACCGAAGAACTCTATGCGAAGGCCATCGTTCTCGCACCGCGAAACTGGCAATTAGAAATGAAAGGAACGGGTCACATTGTCGTGGACCGTCAACGCATCACCCAAGCCATGATGAACCTGGCTCAAAATGCTGCTCAGTACACCAGCGATGGTGACACTATTGCCTTAGGTTCAGCGGTCACTGATGACCAGGTTCGCTTCTGGGTACGCGACACCGGCGAAGGCATTGCCCCAGAAGACCAGGAACGAATTTTTGAACGTTTTGCCCGAGCTGCCAAGGGACAGCGGCGCTCTGAAGGGGCAGGCTTAGGCTTATCGATTGTTCAAGCCCTGATCAAAGCGCATGGTGGCCGAGTGGAATTGTTTAGTCGAGTCGGTGAAGGAGCAACCTTTACGGTGCTGATTCCTCTAGTGCGTTCAGCTGAAACGGCTCGGCCTCATCACACGCCCCATTACACATCTGACCAAGGAACGCCGCTACTGCGATGA
- a CDS encoding cytochrome b/b6 domain-containing protein, with amino-acid sequence MSQVATVVKTKRKTSFFKQLMSLHWAMANCFLLMFVTGIVMPRLPEDLFFREPLYGLHKSVGVLLLGLLLARILVLLRVSWSKYTRRLPKATPAWLRVFVLHSILYLLMLVAPLSGLFLSNSYESNNVPFFGLKFPDIFPVNEAVVELARSLHFWLTYTFLAFIVLHVANQWQVVRATWRRAWGAVKSTLLAR; translated from the coding sequence GTGAGTCAAGTCGCAACAGTCGTCAAAACCAAGCGAAAAACCTCATTCTTTAAGCAGCTAATGTCCTTGCATTGGGCAATGGCAAATTGCTTCTTGCTCATGTTCGTTACCGGTATCGTGATGCCACGGCTACCCGAAGATCTCTTCTTTAGAGAACCGCTCTACGGCTTGCATAAATCTGTCGGTGTGCTGCTCTTAGGGTTACTGCTTGCCAGAATTTTGGTTCTACTGCGGGTGTCATGGAGCAAATATACGCGTCGTCTCCCCAAAGCGACCCCTGCTTGGCTTCGAGTCTTTGTCTTGCACAGCATTCTGTATCTCCTGATGCTGGTAGCCCCGCTCAGTGGCCTCTTTCTCTCCAACTCCTACGAAAGCAATAACGTGCCCTTCTTTGGTCTGAAGTTTCCAGACATCTTTCCGGTCAATGAAGCAGTAGTTGAACTGGCTAGGAGTCTGCACTTTTGGCTAACCTACACGTTTTTAGCCTTCATCGTTCTGCATGTGGCCAACCAGTGGCAAGTTGTACGCGCAACCTGGCGTCGGGCTTGGGGTGCCGTTAAATCTACCCTTCTAGCCCGATAG
- a CDS encoding DUF192 domain-containing protein has translation MTDRSRRRILAGLSGFLLMGCATSAPAASPTLQAQKPAEMRQMLPISARAQIGREVIELEVAQTPEQQEIGLMNRTSLPANRGMLFPFDPPKTVSFWMKNTKIALDMVFLREGRVQKITRNVPPCTADPCPLYPSDVVIDHVLELRGGRAAELGLRVGDSVRIEFPN, from the coding sequence ATGACAGACCGAAGCAGGCGAAGGATTTTAGCAGGGCTGTCGGGCTTTCTGCTGATGGGTTGTGCAACTTCGGCTCCAGCGGCATCACCGACGCTCCAGGCGCAGAAGCCTGCTGAGATGCGTCAAATGCTGCCGATTAGCGCTCGCGCTCAGATTGGGCGAGAGGTAATTGAACTGGAAGTGGCGCAAACTCCCGAGCAGCAGGAGATTGGGTTGATGAACCGCACCTCGTTGCCTGCCAATCGCGGTATGTTGTTTCCGTTTGATCCGCCCAAGACGGTGAGTTTCTGGATGAAGAACACCAAGATTGCCTTGGATATGGTGTTCCTGCGCGAGGGTCGGGTGCAGAAGATTACTCGCAACGTGCCACCTTGCACGGCGGATCCCTGTCCGCTCTATCCCTCTGATGTGGTGATCGATCACGTGCTGGAGTTGCGGGGGGGGCGGGCAGCTGAGTTGGGCTTGCGCGTGGGTGATTCGGTGCGAATTGAGTTCCCGAACTAG
- a CDS encoding zinc-dependent alcohol dehydrogenase family protein: MAKIVRFHQTGDADVLKLEELPLQEPGEGEVRLKVEAIGLNRAEVMFRQGQYLEDPQLPSRLGYEAAGTIDAIGPGVSDFQVGDRVSSIPAFSMQKYGVYGESAVVPAYAVATYPETLSAQEGAAIWMQYLTAYGALIEYGQLQSNHYVLIPAASSSVGLAAIQITKAAGAVAIASTRTAAKKQALLDMGADQVIVTEEEDLPSRVMELSAGHGADLIFDPVAGPFLETLAQAAAPGATIFEYGALSPEPTPFPLFAALAKTLTIRGYILFEITQNPERLARGKRYVYDGLQSGKLKPILDRSFALNDIVEAHRYMESNQQNGKIVVTV; this comes from the coding sequence ATGGCAAAAATCGTTCGCTTTCACCAAACCGGCGACGCAGACGTTCTCAAGCTAGAAGAATTGCCTTTGCAAGAACCCGGCGAAGGCGAGGTGAGGCTCAAAGTCGAAGCCATTGGCCTCAACCGAGCTGAAGTCATGTTTCGCCAAGGGCAGTATCTAGAAGACCCCCAACTGCCCTCACGCTTAGGCTACGAAGCAGCAGGCACCATTGATGCCATTGGACCCGGCGTTAGCGACTTCCAGGTGGGCGATCGAGTCAGCAGCATTCCCGCCTTTTCCATGCAAAAGTATGGCGTCTACGGCGAAAGCGCCGTCGTCCCCGCCTACGCCGTCGCGACCTATCCTGAAACCCTCTCCGCCCAGGAAGGCGCTGCGATCTGGATGCAATACCTCACCGCCTACGGTGCCCTAATCGAATACGGCCAACTCCAGTCCAACCACTACGTTCTGATTCCCGCGGCCAGCAGTAGCGTTGGCCTCGCCGCCATTCAAATCACCAAAGCCGCTGGAGCCGTAGCCATCGCCAGCACGCGCACTGCTGCCAAGAAACAAGCTCTGCTCGACATGGGTGCTGACCAGGTGATCGTCACTGAAGAGGAAGACCTACCCAGCCGCGTCATGGAACTCAGCGCCGGACACGGAGCCGACTTGATCTTCGACCCTGTCGCCGGTCCTTTCCTCGAAACCCTCGCCCAAGCCGCCGCTCCTGGCGCAACCATTTTCGAGTACGGCGCGCTCAGCCCAGAGCCCACCCCCTTTCCACTGTTTGCCGCCCTCGCCAAAACCTTGACTATCCGAGGCTATATCCTCTTTGAAATTACCCAGAACCCTGAGAGACTGGCACGGGGCAAACGCTATGTCTATGACGGTCTGCAATCTGGCAAGCTCAAACCTATCCTCGACCGCAGCTTTGCCCTTAACGACATCGTTGAAGCCCATCGCTACATGGAATCCAACCAGCAAAACGGCAAAATTGTTGTGACCGTTTGA
- a CDS encoding heme peroxidase family protein — MTRHGYMPLGGDNPPRSIYYDQGKFGRLFPSLPAFAMDSPKLREALKEIGKQGGIMDPKDDLDDPIGLITNPAKNVDNPNNPNLTAGNTFLGQFLDHDMTFDPTSSLERQQDPETIANFRTPVLELDNLYGSGPNVSPYLYDQSSEGGGIKFLVELIPGSDAVSRDGKLRFDLPRNSQNVALIGDPRNDENLIVSQLHLAFLKFHNAVVDHVKSKTGWTHPGEVFAEAQRLVRWHYQWIIVHEFLPAIVGNKTLERVLTKGRKFYNWRNLPFIPVEFSVAAYRFGHSQVRPSYRANFGPKPDNSGEFIALIFDDGKHTSPNPDAADPNDLRGGKRAARRFIDWQTFFDFGDKRVRPNKKIDTKLSSVLFDLPGIPGAEPQSLAQRNLLRHLTFSVPSGQRVAKAMSEDILSPEDLADLKPYQLETRTPLWFYILREADVLGKDGRHLGPVGGRIVAEVFIGLLEGDRLSYLRQDPEWKPTLSNTGTFTMVDLLKFAGVVTNL, encoded by the coding sequence ATGACTCGGCATGGCTATATGCCCCTAGGCGGTGACAACCCGCCCAGATCCATCTATTACGACCAAGGTAAATTCGGGCGGCTTTTTCCATCACTCCCTGCTTTCGCAATGGATAGCCCGAAGCTGCGAGAGGCGCTTAAGGAGATTGGTAAGCAGGGCGGCATCATGGACCCTAAAGATGATCTAGATGATCCTATTGGTCTGATCACCAACCCCGCAAAGAACGTTGACAATCCCAACAACCCAAATTTGACTGCTGGCAATACGTTCCTGGGTCAATTTCTCGATCATGACATGACCTTCGACCCCACCTCCAGCCTAGAACGTCAGCAAGATCCTGAAACGATTGCTAACTTCCGTACCCCTGTTTTAGAACTAGATAACTTATACGGTTCTGGACCAAACGTCTCACCGTATCTATACGACCAATCAAGCGAGGGTGGGGGCATAAAATTCCTGGTGGAATTGATTCCTGGATCGGATGCCGTATCTCGTGACGGAAAGTTACGCTTTGACCTGCCGCGCAATAGCCAGAACGTTGCTTTGATTGGCGATCCACGCAACGATGAGAACTTGATTGTCTCGCAGCTGCATCTTGCCTTTTTGAAGTTTCACAATGCAGTCGTGGACCATGTGAAATCGAAAACGGGTTGGACTCATCCAGGGGAAGTGTTTGCCGAGGCACAGCGCTTGGTTCGGTGGCACTATCAGTGGATTATCGTCCACGAATTTCTACCCGCCATAGTGGGCAACAAGACACTAGAGAGGGTGCTGACGAAGGGGCGCAAGTTCTACAATTGGCGCAATCTGCCGTTTATTCCAGTCGAGTTTTCGGTGGCCGCCTATCGGTTTGGGCATTCTCAAGTGCGCCCCAGCTACCGCGCTAACTTTGGGCCAAAGCCAGATAATAGTGGGGAATTTATTGCCTTAATCTTTGACGATGGCAAACACACTTCCCCCAATCCAGATGCCGCGGATCCTAACGATCTGCGAGGCGGCAAGCGAGCGGCTCGTCGTTTTATAGACTGGCAGACCTTCTTTGATTTCGGCGATAAGCGAGTCCGGCCAAATAAGAAGATTGATACGAAGCTTTCCTCGGTGTTGTTTGACTTACCTGGCATTCCGGGTGCAGAGCCGCAATCACTGGCGCAGCGTAATTTGCTACGTCATCTCACGTTCAGCGTTCCATCAGGGCAACGCGTCGCCAAAGCGATGAGTGAGGACATACTTTCGCCTGAGGATTTAGCAGATCTCAAACCATACCAATTGGAGACTCGTACGCCTCTCTGGTTTTACATTCTGCGCGAAGCGGATGTACTCGGTAAAGACGGAAGGCACTTGGGACCAGTCGGTGGACGCATTGTTGCAGAGGTCTTTATTGGTCTGCTAGAGGGAGACCGTTTATCCTACTTGCGGCAGGATCCAGAATGGAAACCCACCCTAAGTAATACCGGAACCTTCACGATGGTTGATCTGCTCAAGTTCGCAGGTGTGGTGACTAATTTGTAG